A DNA window from Brassica napus cultivar Da-Ae chromosome C1, Da-Ae, whole genome shotgun sequence contains the following coding sequences:
- the LOC125579927 gene encoding secreted RxLR effector protein 78-like, whose amino-acid sequence MCRRLKIFHPKLISETQSTFISDNILVAQEIFHAMRTNPIWKSKFVAVKTDMSKAYDRVEWNFLEALMLKMGFAEKWVAWIKWCISSVSYQVLLNGEAKGNIKPSRGLRQGDPLSPFLFIILREALISQIKGAEAEGRLRGLKIAQASPAVSHLLFADDSLFSTKQMSRNVLS is encoded by the coding sequence ATGTGTAGACGGCTGAAAATATTTCACCCGAAGCTCATCTCGGAGACACAATCCACCTTTATCTCAGACAATATCTTAGTAGCGCAGGAGATTTTTCATGCTATGAGAACAAACCCGATCTGGAAGTCAAAGTTCGTAGCTGTCAAAACCGATATGAGCAAGGCCTATGATCGCGTGGAATGGAATTTTCTGGAAGCTCTAATGCTTAAGATGGGCTTCGCAGAGAAATGGGTAGCATGGATTAAATGGTGTATCTCTTCTGTCTCCTATCAGGTTCTCTTAAATGGTGAAGCGAAGGGCAACATCAAACCCTCGAGAGGACTCCGGCAGGGAGATCCTTTGTCgccttttctttttatcatcCTGAGAGAAGCTCTTATCTCCCAGATCAAAGGTGCAGAAGCTGAAGGGAGATTAAGGGGGCTTAAGATCGCTCAAGCAAGTCCCGCTGTCTCGCACCTCCTCTTCGCAGACGATAGTCTATTTTCTACAAAGCAGATGTCCAGAAATGTGCTGAGTTGA
- the LOC125579926 gene encoding uncharacterized mitochondrial protein AtMg00310-like codes for MGTYLGLPEKICGSKRQVFAFIRDRLNNRINSWTAKFLTKGGKEILIKSIAQALPTYVMSCFLLPQDILNKLKSAIAKFWWSTKENNKRLHWMAWDKICKPDEKGGLGFRDLKNFNLALLAKKLWRLLHHPTSLLARVMKGRYYRHTNPLEISSSNNPSYGLKSMLAAKDLLKKGLRHTIGSGYNTRVWFDQWIPTQPPTLAKDNRAWRDPKLYVNHLIDHSTGEWRMDLIQNICDPCEIPLIQSIRPSRSIKADGFCWIHTKSGLYTVKSGYEIATL; via the coding sequence ATGGGTACGTACTTAGGCCTCCCTGAGAAGATATGTGGATCCAAACGACAGGTATTTGCGTTCATCAGAGACAGATTAAACAATCGTATCAACTCTTGGACTGCAAAGTTTCTGACTAAGGGAGGAAAAGAGATCCTCATAAAGTCTATAGCACAAGCGCTGCCCACCTATGTCATGTCGTGTTTCTTACTCCCCCAAGACATTTTGAATAAGCTAAAGAGTGCGATAGCAAAGTTCTGGTGGAgcacaaaagaaaataacaaacgGCTACATTGGATGGCTTGGGATAAGATATGTAAACCTGATGAGAAAGGGGGTTTGGGCTTCAGAGATTTGAAGAATTTTAATCTCGCACTACTTGCGAAGAAACTATGGCGCCTACTACATCATCCAACTTCTCTCCTGGCCCGAGTGATGAAAGGCAGGTACTATAGGCATACAAACCCGTTGGAGATAAGCAGTTCGAACAACCCTTCGTATGGTTTGAAAAGCATGCTTGCGGCTAAGGATCTTCTCAAGAAGGGGCTGAGACATACGATTGGTTCAGGTTACAACACACGGGTGTGGTTTGATCAATGGATCCCGACACAACCACCTACATTGGCCAAAGATAACAGAGCATGGAGAGATCCTAAGCTGTATGTTAATCACCTTATCGATCACAGTACCGGCGAATGGAGGATGGATCTGATACAAAACATATGTGATCCCTGTGAGATTCCTCTTATACAGAGCATTCGACCTAGCCGGAGTATTAAGGCTGATGGGTTCTGCTGGATCCATACGAAATCCGGTCTATACACAGTCAAGTCTGGGTATGAAATAGCGACTCTATAA